ACGGTATCTATTTTTAATAGAACTCAATCTGTAACCGAAGAAGTTATCAATAATAACAAAGAAAAAAAAATTTTTCCATATTTTTCTATTAAAGATTTTGTAAATTCATTAAGAAAACCTAGATGTATTTTACTCATGGTAAAATCAGGGCAACCTACAGATGAAACTATTCAATTTATTCTTCCTTATTTAAATAAAGGAGATATATTGATTGATGGTGGAAATACCTTTTATAAAGACTCTATTAGAAGAAGTAATGATTTAATGAAATGTGGCATTAATTTTATCGGAATGGGTGTATCTGGAGGCGAGTTAGGAGCATTAAATGGTCCATCTATTATGCCAGGTGGATCCAGGGAAGCATATGATCTAGTTTCTTCTATGTTAAAGAAAATATCTGCGAAATTTAAAAATGAACCATGTGTTAGTTATATTGGTCCAAATGGCGCTGGTCATTATGTTAAAATGATTCACAATGGTATTGAATATGGTGATATGCAATTAATATCAGAATCATATTTTATATTAAAAAATGTATTGAATATGAAAAATGAGGAATTATCTAATACATTTTCTCAATGGAATAAAGGTGAGTTAAATAGTTATTTAATTGAAATAACAAAAAATATTTTTCTTAAAAAAGAAAAAGATGGTATTCATTATTTAATAGATTCTATATTAGATCACGCAGAAGATAAAGGCACCGGTAAATGGATTAGTCAAGATGCTTTAGAACTTCATGAACCGCTCTCACTCATTACTGAATCTGTTTTCGCAAGATATTTGTCTTCTCTTAAAGATCAACGTCTTATTGCATCAAAAATTTTAAAAGGTCCGATTTTAAAATGTATATCTTCTCAGAATAAAGAACTTTTTGTTGAAGAAGTACGAAGAGCTTTATATTTAGGTAAAATAATTTCCTATGCACAAGGTTTCTCTCAATTAAAAAAAGCTTCAGAAAAATATTCTTGGAATTTACAATATGGTAAAATTGCTAAGATTTTTAGAGCTGGTTGTATTATTCGCGCTGATTTTTTAGAAAGAATAACTGATGCATTTAAAAGTAACAATGTAACTAACTTGTTATTGACACCTTATTTTTCAGAAATATCTAATAAATATGAAAAATCTTTACGTTATATTACCTCATATGCAATAAAATACGGTATTCCTGTTCCTACTTTTGCATCCGCTATATCATATTACGATAATTATCGAACAATGTCTTCGTCTGCAAATTTAATTCAAGCTCAAAGAGATTATTTTGGAGCACATACTTATAGAAGAACTGATAAAAAAGGATATTTTCATACGAATTGGTTAACTAAAAAAGAGCTTTAATTGTTAATTTAAAATTAATTGTAGAACTATTTTTTAGTTTTTTATTATAGAATAGCAGAAGATAATAAAATACATCTCTCTGCTATTAATAAAAATTATTTCTAATTTTTTATAAGATATTTTATGTTTACAACATATATAAATTAATTTTAGGAAAAAAAATGCGTTTATCTGATACAGATATTGAAGAATGGTTAAGTAAAAAAAAATTGGTTATCCAGCCTTATCCTAAAAAACAATTAATTAATGGAATTACCGTTGATATACATCTTGGTAATAAATTTCGTTTTTTTTATGATCACACCACTTCTTGTATTGATTTAAGCGGTTCAAAAGAAAAAATAGCTTTAGATTTAAATAAAATTGTAAGTTGTGAAACTATTTTTTCTAAAAAGGAACCATTTTTTTTAAAACCAGGAGCTTTAGCATTGTTTTCAACTTTAGAAAATATTACCTTACCAAATAATTTAGTTGGTTGGTTAGATGGACGTTCCTCGTTAGCTCGTCTTGGTCTTATGGTTCATGTTACATCACATCGAATTGATCCTGGTTGGCATGGTAATATTGTTTTAGAATTTTTTAATGCAGGAAAATTAACTTTGGTTTTAACTCCTGGAATAAAAATTGCAGCACTGAGTTTTGAATTACTTTCAAAACCAGTTTTACGACCTTATAATTCTCGTAATGAATCTAAATATAAAAGACAAAACGGAGTTGTACCTAGTCGAATTTATGAAGAATAAATACCTTTATATATAGTAATTTTTAAAAATGAAAAAGTTTACGATGAATCATATTTTGTATATGATATTACCTATTTAATTAAGTAAAAAATTATGTCTAATAAATTCAAAAAAATTTTAGTTACTTGTGCATTACCATACGCTAATGGTCCTATTCATATAGGTCATATGCTTGAGCACATTCAAGCAGATATTTGGGTTCGTTATCAAAGAATGAGAAATAATGAAGTTTGGTTTATTTCTTCTGACGATGCACATGGTACAGCTATTATGTTAAAATCTGAAAAATTAGGAATAACACCTATAAAATTAATTAAAAAAATTAAAGAAGAGCATATAATAGATTTTTCAAATTTTAATATTTCACATGACAACTATCATAGTACGCATTGTGTAGAGAATTTATTTCTATTAAGAAAAATATTTTTATCTTTAAGTGAACAGAAACTTATTAATGAAAAAAAAATTTTTCAATTTTATGATAATACAAAAAAAATGTTTCTTCCAGATAGATTCATAAAAGGTACCTGTCCTTTTTGTTCTTCAAAAAATCAAAACGGAGACAACTGTGAAATATGCGGTTCAATTTACGAACCTACAGATTTGGTTAATCCTATTTCTGTAATTTCAAATAGTGTTCCTATTTTAAAAAATACGACACATTTATATTTTAATTTACCACTTTTTACTAATATGTTAAATAAATGGATACATTCTGGTATTTTAGAAAAATCAGTTGCTAAAAAAACGGAAGAATGGTTAAAATCAGGTTTAAAAGAGTGGGGTATTTCTCGAGATGCTCCATATTTTGGATTTAAAATTCCAAAATTTGATAAGAAATATTTTTATGTTTGGCTAGATGCGCCTGTTGGTTATATAAGTGCATTTAAAAATTTTTGTACTAAAAATAAAAAAGTAGATTTTAATGAATTTTGGAAGAAAGAATCAAAATGTGAATTGTATCATTTTATTGGTAAAGATATTATTTATTTTCATACCCTGTTTTGGCCTGCAATATTAGAGGCTTCTTCATATCGAAAACCTAATGGTATTTTTGTTCATGGCCATCTAACTATAAATGGATTAAAATTATCAAAATCTCGAGGTTTTTTAATTAAAGCGTCAGACTGGATTAAATGTTTTGATTCAGATAGTTTACGTTATTATTATGCAAGTAAATTAAGTAATAATATTAATGATATTGAAATTAATTTAGAGGATTTTATCCAAAAAATTAATAGTGATATTGTCAATAAATTAGTTAATTTGGCTTCAAGAAATGCTAGTTTTATTCATAAGTATTTTGATGGATATTTAGCTGATTCTTTGGGAGATTGCAATTTGTATCAAGATTTTATTGATATAAGTAAAAAAATTGCTAATTTTTTTGAAAATCGTCAATTTAGTAGTGTAATTCGCGAATGCATGAAATTGTTAGATTTAGCAAATCAATATATTAATCAAAGAGAACCCTGGAAAATAAAACAAGATAATTTTAATAAATTACATACAATTTGTACTGTAGGTATTAATTTATTCAGATTAGTTGTAATTTTTTTAAAACCAATAATACCAGATTTAGCTAAAAAAACAGAGTATTTTTTAATTTCAGATCTTACTTGGAAGGGTATTGATAAACCTCTTTTATCTCATAAAATAAAAAAATTTAAAAAATTATATAATAGAATTAATCATGATAAAATTTTACAATTATCTCTTTTATGTAAATAAAATCTCATTTTTTTTATCATTTTACTAGATGATTTTAATAAAATAAAAAGAAATTTTTTCTATTAAAATGTACGTTGTTGATCCAAGATATTTTCCAATTTTTTTGAATTTCTTTTTCCTTGTTAATAATTTTTTCCTTAATAACAAACAAACCAATAGCGCTAATAAAACGATTATTATAAAATAAAAGAGGAATTTTATTTCTCAACCAAGGAGGTATATTGTGTTCTTGCCATATTTTTTTGATTTTTCTTCTTTTTTCTCGTCCTAAAATGAGAATTTTACCTTCAAGTTGAAAACGAATATTAATTAATTCATTTTTTTTAGGTGAAGGAAGAATAAAGCCTTTGTCGTTTTTTATTAAATATCCTAAATCTTCAGGAAGCAATAATTTTTTATCTGTGTTATGCCAGAACAAAAATATATTACTGATATCTTTTTGTATTTTTATAAAATAGAGAGATGTTTTGTAACGTCTGATCTCGTTTTTGTCTATAATTATTTTTGGATTAGAATCTTTCTTACTGCATATTATTTCATTATAAATGCATTCAATTGTTTTATATGATGGCATTTTTATATTTTTTAAAGAAATCCAATATCGAATAAGTGCTTTACATACTTCTTTATTTATGTTTTTAAAATTTTGAATATTTAAAGATTCATCAAAATTAATAAGATTTTGAATTTTTTCTTTTAAAAATATATTTTTTAATTTAGTTTCTTCGCGACATATAACTGTTGTTCGAAAACAATTTTTTAAAAAAAAAGGCCATCTTTGTTCTAATATAGGAATTAATTTATGACGTATAAAATTACGATCGTAATCAATATTAAAATTACTAAAATCTTCAATCGATTCTAAGTTGTTTTCGCAAGCCCATTTTTGTAATTCTTTTTTAGTTTTTGTTAAAAAAGGACGAACTATTCTTTTTTTTCCTAAAAAATTTTCAATAGACATTCCGGATAATCCAGTTGGTCCACTTCCTCTTTTTAAAGATAAAAAGAGTGTTTCACATTGATCATTCAGATGATGTCCAGTAAGTAAAATTTCATCATTAAGTAAATAATTATAAATAGTATTATATCGTTTAATTCTTAATGTTTCTTCGATATTTTTTTTTAAAAGAATCTTAATTTCTTTAGTAATTATTGGTATTTTATATTTGTGACAAATTTTTATACAGTGTTCTTCCCATTTTTTTGAAGATGGATGAAGATTGTGATTAATATGAATGGCACGTATTTTAATTTGAGGATTTTTTTCTTTTATTTTTAACATTTTATAAAGAAGAACTGTAGAATCGATTCCGCCACTATATGCTATTAAAAATAATTTTTTTTGATATTGATTAATAATTTTTTCAATCAAATACAGATAACCTAGTAAAATTTTTTAATACGTTCGAGTGGACTTGAACCACTAACCTCTACCATGTCATGGTAATGCTCTAACCTATTGAGCTACGAACGTAAAATTTAAATTAATTTTTAATATTTAATTATATAATAATATTATTATAATATACAAATATTTTTTATAAAAAATCAGATATTTTCTAAATTTTATTAACTTTAAATTTATTATCTACATTGTATTAATTTTAAGAGGGTTTTATGTTCACAGGCATTGTAAATGGCATTGCAAGAGTTGTTTCCATAAATAAGAAAAAAAATTTTCATACCTATACTGTTAATTTTTCGTCTATTTTGTTAAAAAATCTGAAAATAGGTGATTCAGTTGCTCATAATGGATGTTGTTTAACTGTTAAATATATTAATTGTCCTCATGTAGTTTTTGATATTATGAAAATTACGATTGCGAATACTAATTTAGGAGTTTTAAATATAGGAGACTATGTTAATATTGAAAGATCATTAAAATATGGTGATGAAATGGGAGGTCATATTATATCAGGTCATATTATGAATACAGGTGAAATTTCTAAAATATCAAAATTAGATAAAAATTATATTCTATGGTGTAAAGTAAAAGATCTTTCTTTAATGAAATATATTTTTTATAAAGGTTTTATCGCTATTGATGGCATCAGTTTAACTATTAATAATATCATTAAAAATGAATTTTGCGTTAGTATAATACCAGAAACTTTATCTTCAACTACTATAGGATTTAAAAAAATAGGACAATTAGTGAATATTGAAATCGATTTTTATACTCAAATCATTGTAGATACAACAAAACGTTTGATTAAAAAAGATATATCTACGTTGTTTAAGTAGTTTCATTTTTTTAGTCATTTCAAGGAAATTATCAATGAAAAGTTACTTTTTTTTTATTTTATCAAATATATTAATTGATAATTTTATTTTAGTAAAATTTCTTGGTTTATGTCCCTTCATAGGTGCGTCAAATCAAATAAAACAAGCTTTTGGAATAAGTTTCGCCACTTCTTTTGTTGTAGTTGTATCGACAGTTTTATTATGGTTTGTTAACTTTTTTATTTTGTTACCTTTTGATTTAGTTTATTTAAGAATTATAGTGTATATGTTAATTATTTCTTTTGGTGTTCAATTAATAGAAATTATTTTACGAGGGACTAGTCCTATCTTATATCGTATACTTGGTATTTTTCTCCCTTTAATTACAACTAATTGTGCCGTTTTAGCTATTCCATTGTTTAGTCTCTATTTAAATCATACATTCTTAGAATCTATTCTTTATGCAGTCAGTGCCTCTTTTGGTTTTACTTTAGTGATGGTTATATTTTCTAGTATTCGTGAACGTATATTATTATCTGACGTTCCTTTAGCATTTCAAGGGTCGCCTATTGTTCTTATTACTGTAAGTTTAATATCTATTGTATTTATGGGGTTTAAAGGTTTAGTGAGAATTTAATTATGTCTATTACAATTATTTTAATTTTTTCTATCTTATCTTTTCTTTTAGGTATAATATTAAGTTATGTAAAATATATTTTTCCAATAAAAAAAAATTCTATTATAGCTGAAGTTGATGATTTATTACCGCAGAGTCAATGTGCACAATGTGGTTACTCTGGATGTTATCCTTATGCAAAAGCAATAGTTAAAAATAATGAAAATATTGATAAATGCATTCCTGGAGGAAATAATTTAAAATTTAAAATTGCCAAGGTACTTAATATAAAAAATATTAAATACTCTTTAGATAATTTAAATGCTAAAAATGAAAAAAATATTCATACTACTGTTTTAATTGATGAAAAAAATTGTGTTGGTTGTTCTAAATGTGCTTCTTTTTGTCCAGTAGATGCAATAATTGGTACTCCTAATTTCATGCATACAGTGTTACAAAAATTTTGTACTGGTTGTAACATTTGTTTATTACACTGTCCTACAAATTGTATAAAAATAATTAAAGAATAATATAAAATGTTAAAAATAAATTTTTTTTTAAAAATATTTCTCATTAAATACTGGAAAAATTTAATTGTTAATTTTATAAATAAAAAATTTTTAAATAAAAAAAAAATATAATTTTAAAGGAGGTATTCAATGTATAACAACAAAAAAAGATCGTAACGAATATTTTTTAAATTATTTACCTCATCCTGAAAAATTTTTTATTTATATAAAACATAGTAATTTTAAAAAAAATATTTTAAGAGTAAAAGTAGGTCAAGAAGTTTTATGTGGACAACCTTTAACTTTTGGCAATGATTTAATAGTTCCTACTCATTCTCCAACTTCAGGTTGGATAGAAAATATTTCTTTCAATTCAGATTCTGATAATACAAATCAAGAAAAAATAAAAATTGTTATTTTATCTGATCACTTAAATAAGTGGATTAGATTAAAAAGTATTAAAAATTATAAAAAATATACTCCTAACAGTTTAATCAAAATAATTTATCAATCAGGTGTTGTTGGACTTGGAGGTGCTCAATTTCCTTCTTTTAAAAAACTAATGTTAAGTATTAATAAAGTACATACATTAATTGTAAATGCGATTGAAAGTGAACCATGCATAACATCCGATTATTGTCTCATGAAAAACTATATTAATGAAATTTTAATAGGGTGTGAAATTGTAGGTTGGATATCAAAAGTTAAAGAAATTTTAATTGTTATTCAAGAAGATAAAACAGAATTAATTTTAAAAATTCAAGAAATTATTAAAAATAAAAAACTTTTTAAACTTTGTATCATAAAAAAAAAATATCCTGGTGGAAGTAGTAAAATACTTGTTAAATCTTTAACAGGAAAAGAAATTCCTTATGGAAAACATTCTATAGATATAGGATATCTTGTTTTTAATGTAGCAACTATATACGCTATTAAAAGATCTATTATTAACGGAGAACCATTAATTAAACGAATTGTTACCCTTTATAATGAAGATAAAAATATTTTATCTAAAAACTTTTGGGTTAAAATAGGTACTCCTATTCGTTTTTTTTTAAATTATTTAAAAATGAACAATTCAAATTTATTAATATATTCAGGAGGTATTTTTATGAAAGATTTGATTGTTGATTTAAATTATTCAATACAAAAAAACATAAATTGTATTTATACAAAAAATAAAAAAAAAATAGAAAAATAATTGAGTATCCATGTATTAATTGTGGTTATTGTGTTGTTTCATGTCCGGTTAATTTACTTCCTCAGAAAATTTTTTTATCTTGTAAAAATAATAATAATAAGAAATTAAAAGAATTAAATATTTTAGATTGTATTGAATGTAAAATATGTGAAAAAGTTTGCCCTAGCAATATTCCATTAGTAAAACATTTTAGAATTGCAAAAAAAACACAAAAAATTATAGATTTAGAAAATAATCGTAAAAGATTGTTTTCATCTCTTTTTAGAAAAAGAGAAAAAAGATTGTCAATTGAGAAAAAAATATCTTATTCAAAAGATCAAATTTCTAATATTAAAATGATAAATGTTTTTTCAAAAATAAAAAAGAAGAAAAATAATCATTCTATTAATCAAAAAATAATAGAAAAATCTCTTAGGAAAGAAATGTTAAAAGAAGCAATAAAACGCGCAAGATTAAAAAAATAAAGTTTTATATCAATATTTCTTTTTTTCTATAAATATATGAAATTAAAAAAAATGAATCTACCTTATATAAGTAATACCTATGATGTAAGAAAAATAATGTTTTTAGTTGTTTTATCTTGTATCCCAGGATTATGTACTGAAATTTATTTTTTTGGATGTGGTGTCTTAATACAAACATTATTATTTGTGATAATTTCCTTATTATTTGAGATAATAATTTTAAAAATGAGACGTAAAAATATTAAAAATAGTTTATTTGATTATTCATCATTTTTAACTGCAGTATTACTTGGATTAAGTACTCCCTGTGCACTTCCTTGGTGGATGATAATTTTCAGCTGTTTTTTTGCTATTGTTATTTCAAAATATTTATATGGAGGTCTTGGGCAAAATATATTCAATCCAGCTATGATTGGTTATGTAGTGCTATTGATATCTTTTCCTGTACATATGACTGCTTGGAATGAAAAAAACTCTTCTTTATCTTTTTACAATGATATAAAAAAATCTATAAATTTAATTTTATTCTACAACAAATTGAATAATTCTAAAAAAAAAATTTGTCCTGATAACTTTACGGAAGCCACACCTTTAGATGATTTCAAAACTAAATCTCATTTTGATTATGATTTTTTTCCAGAAGAATCAGCAGTGAAAAAAAAAACAAAGATTGTTTCAATAGCTTGGAAATATATAAATATAAGTTTTTTAATAGGAGGATGTTTTCTATTATATAAAAAAGTTATTTGTTGGCGTATTCCATTGAGTTTTTTATCCAGCTTAATTTTTTTTTCAAGCATAACTTATTTTTATTCACAAAAATTTTTTTGTTCTCCTTTATTTCATCTTTTTTCTGGAGGAACAATGATGTGTGCTTTTTTTATAGCTACTGATCCTGTAACAACTTCTTGTACTAAAATAGGAAAAATATTTTTTGGTTTAATTATTGGTTTTTTAGTCTGGATAATTCGAAATTATAGTGATTATCCAGATGGCATTGCTTTTTCAGTATTATTTGCTAATATGATTGTTCCATTAATGGATGCTTATTTAAAGACATCTGGATATGGTCATAAAAATTTATGAAATCTTTTAAAGAAACTATAATAAATGCATGTTTAATGGGATTTTTTTCTTTTTTTTCTCTTTCAAGTGTCATTTTTGTTAAAAACATAACAAATAATCAAATAAAAAATATAAAAGAAAAACAAAAAAATACTCTTATTCAACAAGTTATACCAAGAGTTATGTACCATTCCTTTGAAAAAAAATATTTTTTGATAAAGGATAAATTATTAGGAGATCAAAAAAAACATAATTTATGGCTTCTTTTTAAAAACAAACAAGCTAAAGTAGCTGTTGTTGAAAGTATTGCTCCAGATGGATATTCTGGTTCAATTTCTATCTTAGTAGCTGCATATCTTAATGGAAAAATTATTGGTGTACGAGTTTTATCTCATAAAGAAACTCCAGGAATTGGAGATAAAATTGAAATATCTATTTCTAATTGGATTACAAAATTTCAAGATATGAATGTAATTGATTTAAAAGATAAAAAATTTTTATTAAAAAAGTATGGGGGTAAGATTGAACAATTTACAGGAGCTACTATTACACCTCAATCAGTTTCTAACGCTGTAAAAAGAACTGTTGTTTTTATTAAGAAAATACCATTAATATTTTCATTATAATAGAGTAAAAATATATATGGAATTCAAAAAATTTTTTAAAAAGAGATTGTGGAATAATAATTCTTCTTTAGTACAGCTTTTAGGTTTATGTCCAATTTTAGCCATGACTACAAATACTATTAATGCTATAGGATTAGGAATAACAACTACCTTTGTATTAACTATAACAAATAGTATTATTTCAATTTTAAAAAACTTTATACCTAAAGATATTAGAATTCCTATTTATATGATAATAGTTTCTTCGACAGTTACTTGTATAGAAATGCTATTGCATGCTTATCAATTTAATTTATATCAGTCATTAGGCGTCTTCATTCCGTTAATAGTAACTAATTGTATTGTTGTTGGAAGAGCTGATTGTATTGCTTATAAAAGTTCTTTTGTAATTTCTTTTTTAGACGGTATGTCAATAGGCTTAGGGTCAACCTTTGCAATGTTTGTAATTGGTTCCATACGTGAAATACTGGGAAATGGAACTTTTTTATTTGGTGCAAATAAAATTTTTAATGTTTTAGATCATTCATTTTTTTTTACGTTCATAGATAAAAACTCTACAATAATTTTAGCTATGTTACCTTCAGGTGGATTTTTAGTATTAGGTTTTGTAATTGCTTTCAAAAATTATTTAGATTTAGGTAAAAAAAATTGTTTAAAATGTTTTCATTCGTGTAAACTAAAAAAATAATATTAATATGAATAAAAAAAAACGTTTTGAAATTTTGTCTTTATTTTATAAAAAAAACTCTAATCCTAAGATAGAATTAGTTTTTTCTTCTGATTTTGAATTACTTTTATCAGTTATTTTATCTGCAAAATCAACTGATGTTATGGTAAATAAAATTACTGGTACTTTATTTCAAATAGCTAATACTCCTCAAAGCATTTTAAAATTAGGTTTTAATAAATTACGACACTATATTAAAAGTATTGGTTTATATAATACTAAATCTTTAAATATTATTAATAGTGCATATTTAATTAAAACTAAATATAACAATAAAGTTCCATCAAATCGTACTGAATTAGAATCTTTACCTGGAGTTGGCAGAAAAACAGCAAATATTATTTTGAATGTATTGTTTAATAAAAACACTATTGCTGTAGACACGCATGTTTTCAGAGTTGCTAATCGCACTGGATTTGCTAAAGGGAAAAATGTAATTGAAGTCGAAAAAAAAATGATTAAGATAGTTCCGTCTATTTTCAAAAAATATGTTCATTTTTGGTTTGTTTTACATGGTAGATATGTTTGTACTGCTCGTCAATTGAAATGTAAAACATGTTTCATAGAAAAATTATGCGAATTTGACAAAAAAAAATAAGCACTCTATTTATTTTGGGTACATAAGTGATTATTGTAAAAGTTGTTTTACCTTTACCTATTAGAAAGTATTTTAAATATTTTATGCCTGATTCTATGTGTCCTATTATTGGTGGGCGAATCGTTGTGCCGTTTCGTTCTAAAGATATAGTAGGAATTGTAATTTCATTTTGTAATAAAAAAAATATAAGTAATTTAAATTTAGCATTTGTTAAATCATGTATTGATACTGAGTCTATTTATAGTGATGTTGTATTTAGTATTTTAATATGGTTAAGTAGATATTACTATTTTCCTATAGGAAGCATATTTTTTTCAATATTGCCAAAATATTTAAAAAAAATCTGTTTAATAGATAATAAAAATTATAAATTTGCTATTTTAAGAAAAACAAAATATAAAGATTTTAAAACATTTAATCTTTTATTTTTTTGCAAAAAAAAAAGTTTTATTGACAAAGATTTAGAAAAATATACTTTTTTTGATTTTTTTTTAAAAAAAAATTTTTTGCAAAAATCATGTAAAAATTATTTTTATCATGAAAATATTCCTCATATATATCAAAATTATTTAATTAAAAAAAAATTTTTTTTAAATAAAAAAATAATTTTTATAATTAATAAAATTTTAATGAAAAATTGTTTTACATCTTGGCTAATAACTAAAAATAATTTTTATTTAAAAGTTAAATTTTATTTAGGTTTAATTAAAGAGTGTTTAAGTAAAAATTTACAAATTTTAATTTTAGTCCCCTTTGTTAAGGATATATATCAAATATTATTTTTTTTAAAAAAATACTTTAATGTATATATTGATATTATTCATTCTCAATTAAATAATGAAGATTATTTAAAAAAATGGATTAGAACAAAAAGTGGTAAAAATTCTATTATTATAGGCACAAAAAATAGTGTTTTTTTCCCTTTTTTAAAACTAGGTTTAATTATTGTTAATCAAGAACATCATTTGAACTATAGAAATTTAGATCAATGTAGATATAATGTTAGAGATATAGCAATATTAAGAGCCTATAAACAAAATATACCAATTATTTTAGATTCTGATACTCCTTCTTTAAGAACATTATATAATATTTTACATAAAAAATGTTTTTATATTAAATTTATAAAAAATAAAAAAACATTTTTTTTAAAAAATAATGTTATTGATTTAAGAAAAGAGAGAATAAAAATAGGTTTATCTTCGACTCTAATAAATGAAATATTTAATAATATTCAAAAAAATTATCCAGTATTATTAGTTTTGAATAAATTTAGTTTTGTTTTTTTTGGTTTAATATGCAGAAGATGCGGCAAGATAGAA
This genomic interval from Buchnera aphidicola str. Sg (Schizaphis graminum) contains the following:
- a CDS encoding RnfABCDGE type electron transport complex subunit D — protein: MNLPYISNTYDVRKIMFLVVLSCIPGLCTEIYFFGCGVLIQTLLFVIISLLFEIIILKMRRKNIKNSLFDYSSFLTAVLLGLSTPCALPWWMIIFSCFFAIVISKYLYGGLGQNIFNPAMIGYVVLLISFPVHMTAWNEKNSSLSFYNDIKKSINLILFYNKLNNSKKKICPDNFTEATPLDDFKTKSHFDYDFFPEESAVKKKTKIVSIAWKYINISFLIGGCFLLYKKVICWRIPLSFLSSLIFFSSITYFYSQKFFCSPLFHLFSGGTMMCAFFIATDPVTTSCTKIGKIFFGLIIGFLVWIIRNYSDYPDGIAFSVLFANMIVPLMDAYLKTSGYGHKNL
- the rsxG gene encoding electron transport complex subunit RsxG; protein product: MKSFKETIINACLMGFFSFFSLSSVIFVKNITNNQIKNIKEKQKNTLIQQVIPRVMYHSFEKKYFLIKDKLLGDQKKHNLWLLFKNKQAKVAVVESIAPDGYSGSISILVAAYLNGKIIGVRVLSHKETPGIGDKIEISISNWITKFQDMNVIDLKDKKFLLKKYGGKIEQFTGATITPQSVSNAVKRTVVFIKKIPLIFSL
- the priA gene encoding replication restart helicase PriA, encoding MIIVKVVLPLPIRKYFKYFMPDSMCPIIGGRIVVPFRSKDIVGIVISFCNKKNISNLNLAFVKSCIDTESIYSDVVFSILIWLSRYYYFPIGSIFFSILPKYLKKICLIDNKNYKFAILRKTKYKDFKTFNLLFFCKKKSFIDKDLEKYTFFDFFLKKNFLQKSCKNYFYHENIPHIYQNYLIKKKFFLNKKIIFIINKILMKNCFTSWLITKNNFYLKVKFYLGLIKECLSKNLQILILVPFVKDIYQILFFLKKYFNVYIDIIHSQLNNEDYLKKWIRTKSGKNSIIIGTKNSVFFPFLKLGLIIVNQEHHLNYRNLDQCRYNVRDIAILRAYKQNIPIILDSDTPSLRTLYNILHKKCFYIKFIKNKKTFFLKNNVIDLRKERIKIGLSSTLINEIFNNIQKNYPVLLVLNKFSFVFFGLICRRCGKIEKCHICNDYFETKKYDNFLFCRNCLIKIKKPLFCYNCKNFSLIVFDFGIKKIKNSFKKIFPNINLFFLLSLKKNKTKKLKIQFFKFPISNACIIITTEKISQHYYFPYVRFIALTNVDHYFFSFHFCSIEHFLQFYFNLINLTGENKKLLKIFIQTSYPNNKFLLNLCSSDYFLFCRKILSLRKKYFLPPWNFQVIFYSSSKFFEKSFIFLECIQIILKKQSKRDNVSLWFVGPHPVFSLKDRKKCFYQLLIHSPSRTYLKKILKESINIVQCFSISQNVQWFLDIDIY
- a CDS encoding electron transport complex subunit E; translation: MEFKKFFKKRLWNNNSSLVQLLGLCPILAMTTNTINAIGLGITTTFVLTITNSIISILKNFIPKDIRIPIYMIIVSSTVTCIEMLLHAYQFNLYQSLGVFIPLIVTNCIVVGRADCIAYKSSFVISFLDGMSIGLGSTFAMFVIGSIREILGNGTFLFGANKIFNVLDHSFFFTFIDKNSTIILAMLPSGGFLVLGFVIAFKNYLDLGKKNCLKCFHSCKLKK
- the nth gene encoding endonuclease III, with amino-acid sequence MNKKKRFEILSLFYKKNSNPKIELVFSSDFELLLSVILSAKSTDVMVNKITGTLFQIANTPQSILKLGFNKLRHYIKSIGLYNTKSLNIINSAYLIKTKYNNKVPSNRTELESLPGVGRKTANIILNVLFNKNTIAVDTHVFRVANRTGFAKGKNVIEVEKKMIKIVPSIFKKYVHFWFVLHGRYVCTARQLKCKTCFIEKLCEFDKKK